The Caulifigura coniformis genome includes a region encoding these proteins:
- a CDS encoding STAS domain-containing protein yields MPTSDAILDVYDAGPTTVVGFGNRDVLDDINLALCREELVKLLQSAKAKTLGFDLTGVRLIPSGFLGLMASVRGLGVNVHLYNPSPDVREVLETTNLNRLMPIHEIDFSARRNDQA; encoded by the coding sequence ATGCCAACAAGCGATGCGATTCTGGATGTCTATGATGCGGGCCCGACGACGGTGGTCGGCTTTGGCAATCGTGATGTGCTGGACGACATCAACCTGGCGCTCTGCCGGGAAGAACTCGTCAAGCTGCTGCAGTCCGCAAAAGCGAAGACCCTGGGATTCGATCTCACGGGTGTGCGGCTGATCCCCAGCGGATTCCTGGGCCTGATGGCGTCCGTGCGTGGCCTGGGGGTCAATGTGCATCTCTACAACCCCTCGCCCGATGTGCGGGAAGTGCTCGAGACGACCAATCTCAATCGACTGATGCCGATTCACGAAATCGATTTCAGCGCGCGGCGGAACGACCAGGCATGA
- a CDS encoding cysteine desulfurase family protein: protein MSSIYLDHNATTPPLPEVVETVARISREAFANPGSRHAGGRVARRVLDEAREIIGQVLDAAPSEIVFTSGGTEANNLALFGFARGRSGTFAAMEGEHPSIEEPLKELEARGWRRCTIPMSPEGLPAVAAEMLSPPDGPSATIGFATMMLAHNETGVIREVGPWGTECLGGRIPFHVDAVQAAGKVDVDFRASGATTMSIAAHKFGGPRGIGVLLVRTGSRLPAMAFGGHQESGMRPGTEVTSLAAGMAKSLELWQLDRDDRTRRLGALRDRFEAGVLAAVPGSFVHAAGAPRLPNTSNIAFPGCDGDALLVALDLAGVCASLGSACASGSSEPAPILLAMGCSESVARSSLRFSVGWTNTAEEIDDSVRRIAQVVARLTGL from the coding sequence ATGTCTTCGATCTATCTGGACCACAACGCGACGACGCCTCCCCTTCCGGAGGTGGTCGAAACCGTGGCTCGCATTTCCCGCGAGGCTTTCGCCAATCCCGGAAGCCGACATGCCGGCGGCCGAGTGGCGCGCCGGGTTCTCGATGAGGCCCGCGAAATCATCGGCCAGGTGCTCGACGCGGCGCCGTCAGAGATCGTTTTCACCAGCGGCGGAACCGAAGCCAACAATCTCGCCCTGTTCGGTTTCGCTCGCGGCCGATCGGGCACGTTCGCCGCAATGGAGGGGGAGCACCCGTCGATCGAAGAGCCGCTGAAGGAACTGGAAGCCCGCGGCTGGCGTCGCTGCACGATCCCGATGTCACCGGAAGGGCTCCCGGCCGTGGCCGCTGAGATGCTGTCGCCGCCGGATGGCCCGAGTGCGACGATCGGCTTCGCGACCATGATGCTGGCGCACAACGAAACCGGGGTGATCCGCGAAGTCGGCCCGTGGGGGACAGAGTGCCTGGGGGGAAGGATTCCGTTTCACGTCGACGCGGTGCAGGCGGCGGGCAAGGTCGACGTCGACTTCCGAGCCAGCGGGGCGACGACGATGTCGATCGCGGCGCACAAATTCGGGGGGCCCCGCGGAATCGGCGTGCTGCTCGTCCGAACCGGTTCCCGCCTCCCGGCGATGGCCTTCGGCGGACACCAGGAATCGGGGATGCGGCCGGGCACGGAAGTCACTTCGCTGGCGGCGGGAATGGCGAAGTCGCTCGAACTGTGGCAACTCGATCGTGACGACCGGACTCGACGGCTCGGGGCGCTTCGAGACCGCTTCGAAGCGGGTGTGCTTGCGGCCGTGCCGGGATCGTTCGTTCACGCTGCGGGCGCGCCCCGGCTGCCGAACACGTCGAACATTGCGTTTCCTGGCTGCGACGGAGACGCCCTCCTGGTGGCCCTCGACCTGGCGGGCGTGTGTGCTTCACTGGGAAGCGCCTGTGCGAGTGGGTCGTCCGAGCCGGCTCCGATTCTGCTGGCGATGGGGTGCTCTGAATCGGTTGCGAGGTCGTCGTTGCGGTTCAGCGTCGGATGGACGAACACGGCCGAAGAGATTGATGACTCCGTACGTCGGATTGCCCAGGTGGTGGCCCGATTGACCGGGCTGTGA
- the groES gene encoding co-chaperone GroES — MAKKVAAKSGSIKLVPLGDKVVLKRQAAESKTAGGIVLPDSAKDKPQKGEILAVGEGHVKKDGTRVALTVKPGDRVIFSSYAGDEIKVNDEEYLLLRESDILATY; from the coding sequence ATGGCGAAGAAGGTCGCAGCGAAATCCGGCAGCATCAAGCTCGTGCCGTTGGGCGACAAGGTCGTTCTCAAGCGTCAGGCCGCGGAATCCAAGACCGCCGGCGGCATCGTCCTCCCCGACTCCGCGAAGGATAAGCCCCAGAAGGGCGAGATTCTGGCTGTCGGCGAAGGCCACGTGAAGAAGGACGGCACCCGCGTCGCCCTGACCGTGAAGCCCGGCGACCGCGTCATTTTCTCCAGCTACGCCGGCGACGAAATCAAGGTCAATGACGAGGAATACCTCCTCCTCCGCGAGTCCGACATCCTCGCGACGTACTAA
- the groL gene encoding chaperonin GroEL (60 kDa chaperone family; promotes refolding of misfolded polypeptides especially under stressful conditions; forms two stacked rings of heptamers to form a barrel-shaped 14mer; ends can be capped by GroES; misfolded proteins enter the barrel where they are refolded when GroES binds) encodes MAKMIAFDQEAQEAMRRGVSKLARAVRVTLGPKGRNVILEKSFGSPTVTKDGVTVAREIELTDKFEDMGARMVREVASKTSDVAGDGTTTATIMAEAIYNEGLKAVVAGVSPLEMKRGMDKAVADITAKLKDAAIKCDKKEAIAQVGTVAANGDKTIGEILANAMEQVGKDGVITVEEGKSLTTDFEVVEGMQFDRGYLSPYFVTDPQSMECVLEDAYVLVHEKKISSIKDLVPVLEKVVNSGKPLLIIAEEVEGEALATLVINKLRGTFKIAAVKAPGYGDRRKAMLQDVSIMCGGQAIFEDLGIKLENIQLTDLGRVKKVVIDKDNTTLIEGAGKTADIKARVDQIRKEREGSSSDYDREKLDERIAKLSGGVAQINVGAATESEMKEKKARVEDALHATRAAVEEGILPGGGVALLRASTAVKPGELTHDEEVGYNIIRRACRAPLTQISNNAGKDGSVICEKVSEMKGNMGYNAATDTYEDLVKSGVIDPVKVTRTALQNSSSVATLLLTSDALIAEAPKDDHHDSKNGGADDMY; translated from the coding sequence ATGGCCAAGATGATTGCCTTTGACCAGGAAGCCCAGGAAGCGATGCGTCGCGGCGTCTCGAAACTCGCCCGCGCCGTTCGCGTCACCCTCGGCCCCAAAGGTCGCAACGTCATCCTCGAAAAGTCGTTCGGTTCGCCGACCGTCACGAAGGACGGCGTCACCGTCGCCCGCGAAATCGAACTGACCGACAAGTTCGAAGACATGGGCGCCCGCATGGTTCGCGAAGTCGCCTCGAAGACCTCGGACGTCGCCGGTGACGGCACGACCACCGCGACCATCATGGCCGAAGCCATCTACAACGAAGGCCTCAAGGCCGTCGTCGCCGGCGTCAGCCCGCTCGAAATGAAGCGCGGCATGGATAAGGCCGTCGCCGACATCACCGCGAAGCTCAAAGACGCGGCAATCAAGTGCGACAAGAAGGAAGCCATCGCCCAGGTCGGCACCGTCGCCGCCAACGGCGACAAGACGATCGGTGAAATCCTCGCCAACGCGATGGAACAGGTCGGCAAGGACGGCGTCATCACCGTCGAAGAAGGCAAGAGCCTGACCACCGACTTCGAAGTCGTCGAAGGCATGCAGTTCGACCGCGGCTATCTGTCCCCCTACTTCGTCACCGATCCGCAGTCGATGGAGTGCGTCCTCGAAGACGCCTACGTCCTGGTGCACGAAAAGAAGATCTCGTCGATCAAGGACCTCGTCCCGGTTCTCGAGAAGGTTGTCAACAGCGGCAAGCCGCTGCTGATCATCGCCGAAGAAGTCGAAGGCGAAGCCCTCGCGACTCTCGTGATCAACAAGCTCCGCGGCACGTTCAAGATCGCCGCCGTCAAGGCTCCTGGCTACGGCGACCGCCGCAAGGCCATGCTGCAGGACGTCTCGATCATGTGCGGCGGCCAGGCCATCTTCGAAGACCTCGGCATCAAGCTGGAAAACATCCAGCTGACCGACCTCGGTCGCGTGAAGAAGGTCGTCATCGACAAGGACAACACGACCCTGATCGAAGGCGCCGGCAAGACGGCCGATATCAAGGCCCGCGTCGACCAGATCCGCAAGGAACGGGAAGGCTCGAGCAGCGACTACGACCGCGAGAAGCTCGATGAGCGGATCGCGAAGCTCTCCGGCGGCGTGGCCCAGATCAACGTCGGGGCCGCCACCGAAAGCGAAATGAAGGAGAAGAAGGCCCGCGTCGAAGACGCCCTCCACGCGACCCGTGCGGCTGTCGAAGAAGGCATCCTCCCCGGCGGCGGCGTCGCTCTGCTTCGCGCCAGCACCGCGGTGAAGCCCGGCGAACTGACCCACGACGAAGAAGTGGGTTACAACATCATCCGCCGCGCCTGCCGCGCTCCGCTGACGCAGATCTCCAACAACGCCGGCAAGGACGGCTCGGTCATCTGCGAGAAGGTCTCGGAGATGAAGGGCAACATGGGTTACAACGCCGCGACCGACACCTACGAAGACCTCGTAAAGTCGGGCGTCATCGACCCGGTGAAGGTCACCCGCACCGCCCTCCAGAACTCGTCGTCGGTCGCCACCCTCCTGCTCACCAGCGATGCCCTCATCGCCGAAGCGCCGAAGGACGACCACCACGACAGCAAGAATGGCGGCGCTGACGACATGTACTAA
- a CDS encoding slipin family protein has translation MTISNPGTEFIVKTTHRGLWYENGKLTKVLDAGRYEIPKRSAWRRTDPNVECVLVDVRERDLTIKGQEILTADKVAIRVSILVQFRVTDPTAAVHNVENFEDRLYSDVQLAARRALASMVLEEILTNRNKLSEQILAEVTEVAAGYGVNIRRADVKDLLFPGNLQEIMNRVLAAERHSQAQLVEARTKAEVEEIQARSRAETRRVEAEAEAAARRLQDQAEAEAVRLRASAEAHTYAERSKSASVLAQHPALLRLTELETLQTLAQNANARLYIGFDDRGFRMHSDA, from the coding sequence ATGACGATCTCCAACCCGGGAACAGAGTTCATCGTCAAAACCACCCATCGCGGGCTCTGGTACGAGAACGGAAAACTCACGAAGGTCCTTGATGCCGGACGGTATGAAATCCCCAAGCGCTCGGCGTGGCGGCGCACTGATCCGAACGTCGAGTGCGTTCTCGTGGATGTCCGTGAACGCGACCTCACGATCAAAGGCCAGGAAATCCTCACGGCCGACAAGGTTGCGATCCGGGTCAGCATCCTCGTGCAGTTTCGCGTGACGGATCCGACCGCCGCGGTGCACAACGTCGAGAACTTCGAGGACCGGCTCTACAGCGATGTTCAACTCGCCGCACGCCGCGCACTCGCCTCAATGGTGCTCGAAGAGATCCTGACCAACCGGAACAAGCTCAGCGAGCAGATCCTGGCAGAGGTCACGGAAGTCGCGGCCGGTTACGGCGTGAACATCCGTCGGGCCGACGTGAAGGATCTGCTCTTTCCCGGCAATCTCCAGGAGATCATGAATCGCGTCCTCGCTGCCGAGCGGCACAGCCAGGCCCAGTTGGTGGAAGCGCGCACGAAGGCGGAGGTGGAGGAGATTCAGGCGCGGTCCCGCGCGGAGACGCGGCGTGTGGAAGCGGAAGCAGAGGCGGCCGCCCGGCGGCTTCAGGATCAGGCGGAAGCCGAAGCCGTCCGCCTGCGCGCGTCTGCTGAAGCACACACCTACGCCGAGCGGTCGAAGTCGGCCAGCGTCCTGGCGCAGCATCCGGCGCTGCTTCGTCTCACGGAACTCGAGACGCTGCAGACGCTGGCCCAGAACGCCAACGCGCGGCTGTACATCGGCTTCGACGACCGCGGCTTTCGAATGCACAGCGACGCATGA
- a CDS encoding cyanobactin maturation protease PatG family protein — MRTSEREAVADRGAKAGTLHIPGLTDLWSATKGDPRIMIAVLDGPVSLAHPAFSGARLSVAGVHGEATGASAAHGTHVASVIFGQHVGPVAGIAPNCRGVIIPVFKDGADGRVAPCSQIRLAEAITLAVEFSVKNGADFLVINISGGEFTPSGEAHPILEKVVRGCDRRKVLIVAAAGNQGCDCLHIPGAIPSVLAVGAMNSEGHPLEFSNWGAAYQAQGVLAPGENILGASPSGEVAAHTGTSYATPIVAGVAALLLSLQLRHGIHPSAASVRESILGSALGCQHRPVKDCRRLLAGRLNIPGAIALSLSKGQASMDSHLELGYSGTPGNVLPQGDGVAADVTTSAASIETPLPFSQVTCSSIENSMPELVMPSDCGCGGKKTSAPSFQKVYAIGKLSFDYGTRQRREYFANRIGGDPENHTNLFNYLTARPVTVDDAGTPIQAFDATGRPILNDAGNPLYLGLPHYTILNGPQFANRTDVTALTWILKIDETPIYAINPMGPFAFETHDTLTAFLRSQLPPPPPPEDPEGRRPRRGRREEPVQLPGIVYGEGVERIAVPGVIIGETRLYTGEQVPVLAPDHRGIANWTTDALIDAITAHFPAGGDDLGGRGAIEMTRDILDRMYELTRNLGISSRDRALNYAATDALQLQGILADPANQSRFVGMELDTIEVEKSPICRPDYDCWDVVIIFFNPDNLQQARRGIRYTIDVSDVMPHILSGSQRVFTLR; from the coding sequence GTGCGCACCTCGGAACGCGAAGCGGTGGCGGACCGCGGCGCCAAGGCAGGCACGCTCCACATTCCGGGACTGACGGATCTCTGGTCCGCGACGAAGGGCGATCCGCGGATCATGATTGCCGTCCTGGATGGTCCGGTCAGCCTGGCCCATCCTGCTTTCTCCGGCGCTCGCCTGAGCGTGGCTGGAGTGCACGGCGAGGCAACCGGCGCCTCGGCCGCGCACGGGACGCATGTCGCGAGCGTGATCTTCGGCCAGCATGTCGGGCCTGTCGCGGGGATTGCTCCGAATTGTCGCGGCGTGATCATCCCCGTGTTCAAGGACGGAGCGGACGGGCGAGTCGCGCCCTGTTCACAGATCCGCCTGGCGGAGGCCATCACTCTGGCCGTGGAATTCTCCGTGAAGAATGGGGCGGACTTTCTTGTCATCAATATCAGCGGCGGTGAGTTCACTCCGTCCGGAGAAGCTCATCCCATCCTGGAGAAAGTCGTTCGTGGATGCGATCGACGAAAAGTGTTGATCGTTGCTGCGGCAGGGAATCAGGGGTGTGACTGCCTGCACATTCCTGGCGCGATTCCATCTGTTCTGGCCGTCGGCGCCATGAACTCGGAAGGTCATCCGCTCGAGTTCAGCAATTGGGGAGCCGCGTACCAGGCCCAGGGTGTTCTGGCCCCGGGTGAAAACATCCTCGGAGCATCTCCGTCCGGCGAGGTCGCTGCCCACACAGGAACAAGCTATGCGACTCCCATCGTGGCGGGCGTCGCAGCGCTGCTGCTCTCGTTGCAGCTGCGCCATGGAATTCATCCCTCGGCTGCCAGCGTACGTGAGTCGATTCTCGGGTCCGCCTTGGGATGTCAACACCGGCCGGTGAAGGATTGCCGCCGACTTCTGGCAGGACGGCTGAACATTCCCGGTGCAATCGCACTCTCACTCAGCAAAGGGCAGGCTTCGATGGACTCACACCTCGAATTGGGATACAGCGGAACTCCAGGCAATGTTCTTCCACAGGGCGATGGGGTGGCCGCAGACGTGACGACGTCTGCGGCGTCAATTGAGACGCCCCTGCCATTCTCTCAAGTCACGTGTTCGTCGATCGAAAACTCGATGCCGGAACTGGTGATGCCGTCCGATTGTGGATGCGGCGGAAAGAAGACCTCGGCTCCCTCCTTCCAGAAGGTCTACGCCATCGGGAAGCTGAGCTTCGACTATGGCACGCGGCAGCGGCGTGAATACTTCGCGAACCGGATCGGCGGCGATCCGGAGAACCATACCAATCTCTTTAACTACCTCACGGCCCGGCCAGTAACAGTCGACGACGCCGGGACTCCCATCCAGGCGTTCGACGCCACCGGCAGGCCGATTCTCAACGACGCGGGAAATCCGCTTTACCTCGGTCTTCCACACTACACGATCCTGAACGGTCCCCAGTTCGCCAACCGCACGGACGTCACCGCGCTGACCTGGATTCTCAAGATCGATGAGACGCCGATCTATGCCATCAATCCCATGGGGCCATTTGCGTTCGAAACCCACGACACTCTGACGGCCTTTCTCAGGAGTCAACTGCCGCCCCCACCTCCGCCTGAAGATCCGGAAGGACGCCGGCCCCGAAGAGGCCGAAGAGAGGAGCCAGTGCAACTCCCGGGGATCGTCTACGGAGAGGGAGTCGAACGGATTGCCGTGCCGGGCGTGATCATTGGGGAGACGCGTCTGTACACCGGTGAGCAGGTGCCGGTCCTGGCGCCCGATCACCGCGGAATTGCCAACTGGACGACGGACGCGTTGATCGACGCCATCACCGCTCACTTTCCGGCCGGTGGCGACGATCTGGGAGGACGCGGAGCCATCGAGATGACCAGGGACATCCTGGACCGGATGTATGAGCTCACGAGAAACCTGGGCATCTCGTCACGAGATCGGGCGCTCAACTACGCCGCGACCGATGCGCTGCAGCTCCAGGGCATCCTGGCCGACCCCGCCAACCAGTCGCGTTTCGTCGGAATGGAACTGGACACGATCGAGGTGGAGAAGAGTCCGATCTGCCGGCCGGATTACGACTGCTGGGACGTGGTGATCATCTTCTTCAATCCGGACAACCTCCAGCAGGCGCGTCGCGGAATCCGGTACACGATCGATGTCAGTGATGTGATGCCGCACATCCTGTCCGGATCACAGAGGGTCTTCACGTTGCGCTGA
- a CDS encoding hydrolase translates to MLENSRSRALLSRQTSRLLIVDVQSKLIRIMLDAEATTDACRRLLEAARVLGIPTDATEQYPRGLGATVESLAAHLDAPVAKMRFSAVPSLEWMASAAAGERRQVVVAGIETHVCILQTVLDLVARGFDVHVPADAVTSRKSLDHEIALRRMSAEGATITTWESVLFEWCETAEATEFKTISRLVVERAKPDA, encoded by the coding sequence GTGCTTGAGAATTCGCGGAGCCGTGCCCTGTTGTCGCGACAGACATCGAGGCTGTTGATTGTCGATGTCCAGTCGAAGCTCATTCGCATCATGCTCGATGCGGAAGCGACGACGGATGCCTGCCGGCGGTTGCTGGAGGCAGCCCGCGTGCTTGGAATTCCGACCGACGCCACGGAGCAGTATCCCAGGGGGCTGGGAGCGACGGTGGAATCGCTGGCCGCGCACCTGGACGCTCCCGTCGCCAAGATGCGGTTCAGCGCGGTCCCCTCACTCGAATGGATGGCCAGCGCAGCCGCCGGCGAGCGACGCCAGGTGGTCGTTGCCGGAATTGAAACCCACGTCTGCATCCTGCAGACCGTGCTCGACCTCGTCGCCCGCGGGTTCGACGTGCATGTCCCGGCCGATGCAGTCACCTCCAGAAAGTCGCTCGATCACGAGATCGCCCTCCGGCGGATGAGCGCCGAAGGCGCGACGATCACCACGTGGGAATCGGTCCTGTTCGAGTGGTGTGAGACGGCTGAAGCGACGGAGTTCAAGACGATCAGCCGACTCGTCGTCGAACGCGCGAAACCGGATGCGTGA
- a CDS encoding RimK-like protein: MPILILGGEDDEHAMHVLQFLARIGRPAFLLDSRRFPQNLRISWSPDTGSGFITIEDGRTIPLEEISAVYWRNYFGVLSPRLPDSDQSYIAQNDSRSLFESLLIQLPARWVNSWAAYQSHQTKPAQLAILAAAGIPVPPTLVTNDPDAVREFVRRHSRVISKPVQGGAHARRLALKDLSSQRLRNLAIAPIALQEEIVGESVRVFIAGEALHACEFETSALDYRDDPSARLKLIALPSDVADFCRRAAAVLGLVWTGIDLRRTVDGRYVLLEANPSPMFLGFEERTGLPLTTSLIDLLIAP, translated from the coding sequence ATGCCCATCCTCATTCTCGGCGGAGAAGACGACGAACATGCGATGCATGTTCTGCAGTTTCTTGCCCGAATCGGACGACCGGCCTTCCTGCTCGACAGCCGCCGGTTTCCGCAAAACCTGCGAATCAGCTGGTCTCCAGACACCGGCAGCGGCTTCATCACGATCGAAGACGGCCGGACGATTCCGCTCGAAGAGATCAGCGCGGTCTATTGGCGAAACTACTTTGGCGTCCTGTCGCCGCGACTCCCGGACAGCGACCAGTCGTACATCGCCCAGAACGATTCACGAAGTCTGTTCGAGTCGCTGTTGATCCAGCTTCCGGCGCGGTGGGTGAATTCCTGGGCCGCCTATCAATCCCATCAGACCAAGCCGGCCCAGCTGGCGATCCTCGCGGCAGCCGGGATTCCGGTTCCTCCCACGCTCGTGACGAACGACCCCGACGCGGTGCGGGAGTTTGTGCGCCGGCATTCGCGGGTGATCTCCAAACCGGTTCAGGGAGGCGCTCACGCGAGGCGCCTGGCACTCAAGGATCTCTCGAGCCAGCGCCTGCGGAACCTGGCGATCGCGCCGATCGCCCTGCAGGAGGAGATTGTCGGCGAAAGCGTCCGCGTGTTCATCGCCGGCGAGGCCCTGCACGCCTGCGAATTCGAGACTTCGGCCCTCGACTATCGCGACGATCCGTCCGCACGGCTCAAACTGATAGCACTTCCCTCTGACGTCGCGGACTTCTGCCGCCGGGCGGCGGCCGTGCTCGGCCTGGTGTGGACCGGCATAGATCTCCGCAGGACAGTCGATGGGCGATACGTCCTGCTGGAGGCCAATCCCAGCCCGATGTTTCTCGGCTTCGAAGAACGCACCGGCCTACCGTTGACGACCAGCCTCATCGACCTGCTGATCGCCCCCTGA
- a CDS encoding S46 family peptidase: MSRKFLRPAMMAFASLAIAAGLAQADEGMWLFNALPKKQLKERYGFDATDEWTHHLMRSCVRFPGGSGSFVSPEGLVITNHHVGSEFIDQLSTAEHNYIKDGFSAKTRAEELKCPDLELNNLVSIEDVTARVTGSVKEGMDLAASQKARQATINTIEKEAQDKTKLKCQVVTLYQGAQYHLYSYKRYTDVRLVMAPEMQIAFFGGDPDNFEYPRYCLDFCVFRVYEDDKPVKPEHFLKWGKDLKEEDLVFIAGHPARTNRLNTVAHLEYMRDIAVPEILELLRRLEVALNSWSGRSPENGRRAKDDLFGIQNSRKARTGGLETLQSPEFMDAKMEFEKEFRSKIAANPGLKSTEAAFHEVAEACKAWEAVRHDYNNLERGAAFESKMFHFARSLVRYADEIGKPNADRLKDFSESNLPTIRDGLEAPVPVYPDLEIIKLRSSLTRWFTSVGADDPLLKKVLDGASPVERAAALVNGSRLHEADYRKELLEGGPEKIRASQDPLLKLARIVDEKARQARKTYETQVEERLRQAYSKIAAARLALGGEDVYPDATFSLRLSFGPVASFEENGQKVQPFTHFAGLYKRWELNDRKEPFDLPKRWIEARDKLNLETPFNFVSKLDHIGGNSGSPIVDREGRIVGLLFDSNIYGLALDVGYTDKQCRAVSVDARAIVESLKKVYGAQALVDEMTN; the protein is encoded by the coding sequence ATGTCACGGAAATTTCTGCGTCCGGCGATGATGGCATTCGCCAGCCTGGCAATCGCCGCCGGCCTCGCCCAGGCCGATGAAGGGATGTGGCTCTTCAACGCCCTCCCCAAAAAGCAGCTCAAGGAACGCTACGGATTCGACGCCACCGACGAATGGACGCATCACCTGATGCGTTCGTGCGTGCGTTTTCCGGGAGGCTCGGGTTCGTTCGTTTCGCCCGAAGGGCTGGTGATCACCAACCATCATGTCGGCTCGGAATTCATCGATCAGCTCTCGACAGCCGAGCACAACTACATCAAGGACGGCTTCTCAGCGAAGACCCGCGCTGAAGAGCTGAAATGCCCCGACCTTGAGCTGAACAATCTCGTCAGCATCGAGGACGTTACCGCCAGGGTGACTGGCTCCGTGAAAGAGGGAATGGACCTGGCAGCTTCGCAGAAGGCCCGCCAGGCCACGATCAACACGATCGAGAAGGAAGCCCAGGACAAGACGAAGCTGAAGTGCCAGGTCGTCACGCTCTACCAGGGCGCGCAGTATCATCTCTATTCCTACAAGCGCTATACCGACGTGCGTCTGGTGATGGCTCCAGAGATGCAGATCGCCTTCTTTGGCGGCGATCCCGACAATTTCGAGTATCCGCGTTACTGCCTCGATTTCTGCGTCTTCCGCGTTTACGAAGACGACAAGCCGGTCAAACCCGAACACTTCCTGAAATGGGGCAAGGACCTGAAGGAAGAGGACCTGGTGTTCATCGCCGGGCACCCCGCGCGGACGAACCGCCTCAACACGGTCGCGCATCTGGAATACATGCGCGACATCGCCGTTCCGGAGATCCTCGAGTTGCTGCGCCGGCTGGAAGTGGCGCTGAACTCCTGGAGCGGCCGGAGCCCGGAGAATGGTCGTCGGGCCAAGGACGATCTGTTCGGCATCCAGAACAGCCGGAAGGCCCGCACCGGCGGGCTGGAAACGCTACAGAGCCCCGAGTTCATGGATGCGAAGATGGAATTCGAGAAGGAGTTCCGATCGAAGATCGCGGCCAATCCCGGGTTGAAGTCGACGGAAGCTGCGTTCCATGAGGTTGCCGAAGCGTGCAAGGCCTGGGAAGCCGTGCGACACGACTACAACAACCTGGAGAGGGGCGCCGCCTTCGAGAGCAAGATGTTCCATTTCGCACGGAGCCTCGTGCGTTACGCCGATGAGATCGGCAAGCCGAACGCGGATCGCCTGAAGGACTTTTCGGAATCGAACCTGCCGACCATCAGGGACGGGCTGGAAGCGCCGGTCCCCGTCTACCCGGACCTGGAGATCATCAAGCTGCGTTCCTCGCTGACGAGGTGGTTTACCAGCGTCGGTGCGGATGACCCGCTGCTGAAGAAGGTTCTCGATGGTGCGTCGCCCGTCGAACGCGCCGCAGCGCTGGTCAACGGCTCAAGATTGCACGAAGCGGACTACCGGAAGGAACTGCTGGAAGGGGGCCCGGAAAAGATCCGGGCCAGCCAGGATCCTCTGCTGAAACTGGCGCGAATCGTCGATGAGAAGGCGCGGCAGGCGAGGAAAACCTACGAAACGCAGGTGGAAGAACGGCTGCGGCAGGCCTACTCGAAGATCGCCGCCGCCCGGCTGGCTCTCGGCGGCGAAGATGTCTATCCCGACGCGACGTTCTCGCTGCGTCTTTCGTTCGGTCCCGTCGCCAGCTTCGAAGAGAACGGCCAGAAGGTTCAGCCGTTCACGCATTTCGCCGGCCTTTACAAGCGCTGGGAACTCAACGACAGGAAAGAACCGTTCGACCTTCCCAAACGGTGGATCGAGGCCAGGGACAAGCTGAACCTCGAGACGCCATTCAACTTCGTCTCAAAGCTCGACCACATCGGCGGCAACTCCGGGAGCCCGATTGTCGATCGGGAAGGTCGGATCGTCGGGCTGCTGTTCGACAGCAACATCTACGGCCTGGCGCTCGACGTGGGCTATACGGACAAGCAATGCCGCGCCGTGAGTGTCGACGCGCGGGCGATCGTCGAATCTCTCAAGAAGGTGTACGGGGCGCAGGCACTGGTGGATGAGATGACGAACTGA